From the Trifolium pratense cultivar HEN17-A07 linkage group LG4, ARS_RC_1.1, whole genome shotgun sequence genome, the window tttttaatgcAACCTGACATGACGATGATGGTTCAGTAACGGTGATCTTCATGACTCGTAAAAGTGGTGCATTCTTTAAAATATATGTTGCAAATTGAATTTCATCTATGGAGCCATCATAGTTTATAGTACATGATCTAAGCTGAGAAGAAATGCACTTAGGAACAGAAGTAGGGAGAAATGCACCTAGTATATAGTACAAACCTTTGTTGCATAAGTATGTCCACTGcaaaacatataacaaaataagatttatgaaacaaacacaaagaaatGTAGGAACCAAAAAatctacaaaaacaaaaaaccttaGTAACAGAAAGAATTTGAAGCTTGGGGCAATTCTGGAGAACTTTGACAACATCATCCATGTTATAATAGCATAATTCAAGGTGGATTAAGTTTTGAAGTACAAGAAAGTCCCTACAATATGAATGAATCTTTGGCTGAAGAGACATCCCCGTCATCTACAATTAAAAGTTAGAGTATAAAATTACTCAAAAGGGAACATACATGAAATTTAGTGTGCATATATAATATTGATATTAAAATAGTACTTTTCCGTCTTGTGAGcctagctcagttggtaggggtTAGGGTTCGAAGTTCTAATACCGATCATCCCGATTTATACACCTTAAGAGTGAAATATCTAGCCACTAGGTTcttgacaaaaacaaaatcagtaCTTTACCTTAATCTTTAGAAAGTGGACATTATAAATTGCTTTAATAGGAACATCATATGTATCGATATTGGCTCTCATCAATTTTGGTAAGGTTTTAAGCCTAACACCCTCGCCTTGTTCTTCTATATAGTAAACATCGTAAGTTTGCAAATCTTCCAAAATTGGACACTCATTAAGAAGCTTATTGAAATTGTCCTTATTTTTGAAAACTACATGAATCAAATGAAGGGTCTTAAGAGAAGGAAGATCGACAAAGATATTATCAACCACTTTTAGTTTCGTCAATTTGAGAACAACAAGTGTTGGAAATATGAAAATACTTGGACACAAGATGATCCCAATGTCATGAAACGTACTGCGGAGTTCAAGATTCTCGAGAGGATGCAGTTTTGCAGTTTTGATCCAAAGGTTGAAACTGTTGCGATGTATAGAATTACAGTTGAGGTGAAATGTTTTGATGAGTTGGGTGAAGAGCATGACTGTATTGACGAAGCAAGGGAAGGCCTGTTTACTGAAGGATTCATCGTCAAAGTGGAGAGTTGTGAGTAATTTGAAGAGTGGCGTCCACCGCTTCGAAAGAACGGTGGTAGTAAAAGCAAGTTTGGttggaagaaaagaaagtatGTAACAGAGTATCTCATCTGGTAAATTGCTGATCCTATCAATGGGTGCCGAGTTCTCCATCGTCGGGAGAGAAGAATGAGTTTAGCTCTCGGGAAAATTGTTAGAGTTGGAAAGTAAATAAGCAATTTTTTCAATATTGCTAAACCTAAGTATAGGATCGGTAGTCTTATTTTGGTTTGGGCGGCAAATAggatttgtttttctttttttctttttcctgaGACTCaaatatgatttgttttacgtgaaatagaaaaatatataaaaagtcaTGGAAGTTGGTTTTAAAATTTACTGTAGAAGCTATCCTCTAAATTATGCTATATATCCCGtaaaaataaatacttttttCGGGTATAATCACAATTTTAACCCCATTACTGCacttgaaaaaatttaaatattaattaaatatattttttttgtaatttcatacttataaacaAATTCAATCGCgctaattttattatttgcgtttttcttctttgtatgttttctttttttctacaatatttgataattttttttaaatctaatattaatttttttttaagtatattaagtttctatttctattttacaatttttttttttaaatctgacatgttattttctgtttttctatttttaaatgaaaatgacatgttaattccACGTCTTCAAAAATCCTAGTCAGCATCtgtcaaatcatcaattacttgacatgtcagtcaaaaattcacctcaaggacctttttaaaaaatttggtattttgcaagaattaaaatcaaattttttattttgcaagggataaaatcaaaacaagcagAAATCTTTTCATATTTAAGTCTTTTATTAAACACTACaaatctattttttaccaaCCAGCTGATGTCTACCATTTTTTAC encodes:
- the LOC123922480 gene encoding putative F-box/FBD/LRR-repeat protein At5g56810; the protein is MENSAPIDRISNLPDEILCYILSFLPTKLAFTTTVLSKRWTPLFMLFTQLIKTFHLNCNSIHRNSFNLWIKTAKLHPLENLELRSTFHDIGIILCPSIFIFPTLVVLKLTKLKVVDNIFVDLPSLKTLHLIHVVFKNKDNFNKLLNECPILEDLQTYDVYYIEEQGEGVRLKTLPKLMRANIDTYDVPIKAIYNVHFLKIKMTGMSLQPKIHSYCRDFLVLQNLIHLELCYYNMDDVVKVLQNCPKLQILSVTKVFCAFLPTSVPKCISSQLRSCTINYDGSIDEIQFATYILKNAPLLRVMKITVTEPSSSCQVALKKLKSHPRISPKCELSITFT